In Bradyrhizobium sp. 200, the sequence CACCCGACCGAGATGCCGTTCGGCAGAGCATGGCGGATATCGCCGAAGCTCTGAACTCGTCTTGCTTTGCATTTCTTGCTCTATCTCACGAACCGGGCGGTGCCCCCGAACTGATCTCAACATATCCCCCGTCACCTGAACGGCACATTATCTGCGTCGCCGCTATGAAATCCTTCGATCCTGTGGTTCGCCGGGCAATCAGCAATACTCAACCCCTCCGTTGGGTCTTCGGCTTGGACCGCGAATTTGGTCGGAATCCGAGCGAGAACTTTTTGAAGAGGCCGCCAGCTTCGGGATTCGGTATGGATTCAGGGTTCCAATTCACGACAGCAAAGGTGCGATTGCGGCGGATTGAT encodes:
- a CDS encoding autoinducer binding domain-containing protein; this encodes MGLRLGPRIWSESERELFEEAASFGIRYGFRVPIHDSKGAIAAD